The following are from one region of the Leptolyngbya iicbica LK genome:
- a CDS encoding pentapeptide repeat-containing protein, translating into MQELDTAYRILDLEPGASMEEVNQAYKDLVFIWHPDRLPKENLRLIEKAQEKIKQLNQARDYLRTHARVGTTAASSSHTANTTASNGYRSRTRPYGRTANTYGYRQRPSYGRTAESSSSQQTYQNPYRTYQARYAQTGYGSYGAYRRPDQRSAEPHNGPTNTTGEEGASTAAPNHGTSSNGSSQSNSGASSYNRRYPNGNSAAYSNANDGWNNYTTPRPSGSGNAASSQRESGPSYTVNSDRPPASSYRPPSTASTNYSYRPPASESRSSNSSSSASQRSRQQPDLSGSNLRGANLKEKDFSGRNLSSADLSGADLQDAFLHGVNFNRADLSNANLFRANLLQANLSHANLRGANLIGADLSGADLSGADLSGAKVAVGDRVMVKLTGTILRGTIMPDGTINA; encoded by the coding sequence ATGCAAGAGCTAGACACCGCCTATCGGATCTTAGATTTAGAGCCTGGGGCTTCGATGGAAGAAGTCAATCAGGCTTACAAAGATCTCGTGTTTATCTGGCATCCTGATCGCCTGCCCAAAGAAAATTTGCGGCTGATTGAGAAAGCCCAGGAAAAGATTAAACAGCTGAATCAGGCCCGCGATTATCTGCGGACCCATGCGCGGGTCGGCACCACTGCCGCCAGCAGCAGCCATACCGCCAACACGACTGCCAGCAATGGCTATCGCTCGCGCACTCGCCCCTATGGGCGCACGGCCAACACCTATGGCTATCGCCAACGCCCCAGCTATGGGCGCACGGCAGAGTCATCATCGTCGCAGCAGACCTATCAAAATCCCTATCGGACGTATCAAGCGCGCTATGCCCAAACGGGTTATGGCAGCTACGGAGCCTATCGGCGTCCAGACCAGCGCAGTGCTGAGCCTCACAACGGCCCAACGAACACAACGGGCGAAGAAGGGGCATCTACTGCTGCCCCCAACCATGGGACGAGCTCGAACGGTAGCAGCCAGAGTAATAGCGGTGCGTCGAGCTACAACCGCCGTTATCCCAATGGCAATAGTGCGGCCTATTCGAATGCGAATGATGGTTGGAATAACTACACCACACCGCGCCCCAGTGGCTCTGGCAATGCGGCATCAAGCCAGCGCGAAAGCGGGCCGAGCTATACGGTGAATAGCGATCGCCCCCCAGCTTCGAGTTATCGCCCGCCGTCTACGGCCAGCACGAATTACAGTTATCGACCACCAGCCTCCGAGTCACGCTCTAGTAATAGCAGCAGTAGCGCTAGTCAGCGATCTCGGCAACAACCCGACCTCAGCGGCTCTAACCTGCGGGGGGCCAATCTGAAGGAAAAAGACTTTTCGGGTCGCAACCTGAGCAGCGCTGACCTCAGTGGGGCAGATCTGCAAGATGCTTTTCTGCACGGCGTCAATTTCAACCGCGCTGACCTGAGTAATGCCAACCTGTTTCGCGCCAATTTGCTGCAGGCCAACCTGAGTCATGCCAACCTGCGGGGAGCCAATCTGATCGGCGCTGACCTCAGTGGCGCTGACCTCAGTGGCGCTGACCTGAGCGGGGCCAAGGTGGCGGTGGGCGATCGCGTGATGGTCAAACTAACAGGCACCATTTTGCGCGGCACCATCATGCCTGACGGCACCATCAACGCTTAA
- a CDS encoding NAD-dependent epimerase/dehydratase family protein, translated as MRILVMGGTRFIGVYLTQLLVQQGHDVVLFNRGNKPAPVESVQTIQGDRKDIAQLKAALAGEKFDAIFDNNGRELSDTQPLVELFGDTVQHFVYVSSAGVYQKSDEMPHVEGDAVDPNSRHKGKFATEDYLVAQKVPFTSVRPVYIYGPQNYNDVEAWFFDRLVRDRPLPIPGSGMALTQMGHVADLAAAMAAVLGNQKAIGQIYNISGEKAVSFDGLARACAIAVGKDPASLQLVHYDPKAFDFGKKKAFPMRVQHFFTDIHKAKTELGWSPQFDLIGGLKDSFTNDFVASGRAQAAADFSLDEQILAAS; from the coding sequence ATGCGCATTTTAGTTATGGGGGGCACCCGGTTTATTGGGGTGTACCTGACCCAGTTACTTGTGCAGCAAGGCCACGACGTGGTTTTGTTTAATCGGGGCAATAAGCCCGCTCCTGTGGAATCGGTGCAGACGATTCAGGGCGATCGCAAAGATATTGCCCAACTCAAAGCGGCGCTAGCGGGCGAAAAATTTGACGCCATTTTTGACAACAATGGTCGCGAACTCAGTGATACCCAACCCCTAGTGGAACTGTTTGGCGATACGGTGCAGCATTTTGTGTATGTCAGCTCTGCTGGGGTGTACCAGAAATCTGATGAAATGCCCCATGTGGAAGGGGATGCCGTCGATCCCAACAGTCGCCACAAAGGCAAATTTGCCACCGAAGATTATTTGGTCGCGCAGAAAGTCCCGTTCACCTCAGTGCGTCCGGTCTATATCTATGGCCCGCAAAACTATAACGATGTGGAAGCCTGGTTTTTCGATCGCCTCGTGCGCGATCGCCCGCTCCCGATCCCTGGCAGTGGCATGGCGCTCACGCAAATGGGGCACGTTGCAGATTTGGCAGCGGCGATGGCGGCTGTGTTGGGTAATCAGAAAGCAATCGGCCAGATTTACAACATCTCTGGCGAAAAAGCTGTGAGTTTTGATGGACTGGCGCGGGCCTGTGCGATCGCGGTAGGCAAAGATCCTGCCAGCCTTCAACTCGTCCATTACGACCCGAAAGCCTTTGACTTCGGCAAGAAAAAAGCCTTCCCGATGCGAGTGCAGCACTTTTTTACCGACATTCACAAAGCCAAAACTGAACTCGGCTGGTCACCCCAGTTTGACCTTATTGGTGGCCTCAAAGACTCGTTTACTAACGACTTCGTGGCATCGGGCCGGGCTCAAGCCGCTGCTGATTTTTCCCTAGATGAGCAGATTCTCGCGGCTAGTTAA
- a CDS encoding F420-0--gamma-glutamyl ligase, which produces MIFVWLVGAIALLVLVGWLGLEWQYRRRAGNRLAFAAGQWNIEAYAADHYQIVGVPELINRTPASEIMVPELTAETTLLGKETVDNLDVKVTITPQHPDAEARADGYWFAYIVKLQKRTQFKVQIDITGPEVRSLKALWVRVHYLTYGPGGRFPKTGHVIVPLQFPDPAMAPPWRDTPQAQVMPVPTHLLTHLDTPTEVVKRYASPHAQPGDIITLGETPVAIMQGRWRHPSTVQPGWLARRLCYYFLPTSSLATACGLQTLVDLVGPWRVFWAFIGGTAKKVLLRQGGGFYQLAGDQARLIDDVTGTLPPYDQFIVLGPESPQLIVDEIEKATGLGAAIVDVNDLKAVKIVAASPRVNRAVVTQALIDNPAGNADEQTPLVLVRPK; this is translated from the coding sequence ATGATTTTCGTGTGGTTGGTGGGGGCGATCGCGCTACTGGTGCTCGTCGGTTGGCTCGGTTTGGAATGGCAATATCGACGCCGCGCGGGCAATCGGCTCGCCTTTGCCGCCGGTCAGTGGAATATCGAAGCATATGCGGCTGATCACTACCAAATCGTCGGCGTTCCCGAACTGATTAATCGCACTCCGGCCTCAGAAATCATGGTGCCGGAGCTGACCGCCGAGACGACGCTACTGGGCAAGGAAACGGTAGATAATCTCGACGTTAAGGTCACCATTACTCCCCAACATCCTGATGCCGAGGCTCGCGCTGATGGTTACTGGTTCGCTTACATCGTCAAATTGCAAAAGCGCACTCAGTTCAAGGTGCAGATCGACATTACCGGGCCAGAGGTGCGATCGCTCAAGGCTCTCTGGGTGCGGGTTCACTATCTGACCTATGGACCCGGCGGTCGCTTTCCCAAAACGGGGCATGTCATTGTGCCCCTTCAGTTTCCTGACCCGGCGATGGCACCGCCTTGGCGCGACACGCCCCAAGCCCAAGTCATGCCCGTGCCCACCCACTTGCTGACGCATCTCGACACCCCCACCGAAGTGGTCAAACGCTACGCCAGTCCCCATGCTCAACCGGGCGACATCATCACCCTGGGCGAAACTCCAGTCGCGATTATGCAAGGGCGGTGGCGCCATCCTTCGACGGTGCAACCGGGCTGGCTAGCCCGACGGTTGTGCTACTACTTTTTACCGACTTCCAGCCTCGCCACCGCCTGCGGTTTACAAACGCTGGTGGATTTGGTGGGTCCCTGGCGGGTCTTTTGGGCCTTTATCGGCGGTACCGCGAAGAAAGTGCTGCTGAGACAGGGCGGTGGGTTCTACCAACTGGCGGGCGACCAAGCACGACTGATTGACGACGTGACAGGCACTCTCCCCCCTTACGACCAGTTCATTGTGCTCGGCCCGGAGTCACCCCAACTCATCGTTGATGAAATTGAAAAAGCGACGGGATTAGGGGCAGCGATCGTCGACGTGAACGATTTGAAAGCAGTCAAAATTGTTGCCGCCAGTCCCCGCGTCAATCGCGCAGTGGTGACTCAAGCCCTGATTGACAACCCTGCTGGCAATGCCGACGAACAAACCCCTTTAGTCTTAGTGCGGCCCAAATAG
- a CDS encoding DUF3727 domain-containing protein, with protein sequence MTFSDSDFVQDRPTIAVKDEAGRVLMCQIEQTFEIGQRQYALLLPLDTPVEIFAWEPDEEEEDTDTLVDVEESDIEMLLPTARAVLAEHDLVLQRSAVTLSVSGELPTPQEEDCFTLDIGDIDEDGEPDSEEFQTLATFFHNDVEYTICTPLDPLLIFAEMGAAGDARMIPPEEFERLRPEIESSIFDVLE encoded by the coding sequence ATGACCTTTTCGGATTCAGATTTCGTCCAAGACCGCCCCACCATTGCCGTTAAAGACGAGGCGGGGAGGGTGCTCATGTGCCAAATCGAGCAGACCTTTGAGATTGGTCAACGCCAGTATGCACTGTTGTTGCCGCTAGATACCCCCGTCGAGATTTTTGCCTGGGAACCGGATGAAGAAGAGGAAGACACCGACACCCTCGTCGATGTCGAGGAAAGTGATATTGAGATGCTGTTGCCCACGGCCCGCGCCGTCTTAGCCGAGCACGATCTGGTTTTACAGCGCAGCGCTGTGACCCTGAGCGTTTCAGGAGAACTCCCCACCCCTCAAGAAGAAGATTGTTTCACGTTAGATATTGGCGACATTGACGAAGACGGTGAGCCAGACAGCGAGGAGTTTCAAACCCTGGCAACGTTTTTCCATAACGATGTGGAATACACGATCTGCACGCCGCTAGATCCCCTCCTTATCTTTGCTGAGATGGGGGCAGCAGGCGATGCCCGCATGATTCCGCCTGAGGAGTTTGAACGGTTACGGCCTGAAATCGAGTCCAGCATTTTTGATGTGTTGGAATAA
- the ruvX gene encoding Holliday junction resolvase RuvX, with protein MPQPHISALALDIGRRRIGVAGCDRLGLLVTELPTVQNRSFRTVVDEIKAIATERRVNVLVVGLPYSMNGELGKQAVWVQTFAEKLSSILQIPVEYVDERLTSFQAEQMLQAEGVTLSRHNKGLIDQKAAAIILQQWLDQRDRPSTVPSSPSPTSSVTGDPE; from the coding sequence ATGCCTCAACCACACATTTCAGCTCTGGCTTTGGATATTGGTCGCCGCCGAATTGGTGTGGCTGGGTGCGATCGCCTGGGGCTGTTAGTCACCGAATTACCAACCGTACAAAACCGTTCCTTTCGCACAGTGGTAGATGAGATCAAGGCGATCGCGACTGAGCGGCGCGTCAATGTGTTGGTGGTGGGACTGCCTTACAGCATGAACGGTGAATTGGGCAAGCAAGCCGTATGGGTGCAAACTTTTGCCGAAAAGCTATCGTCAATTTTACAAATACCCGTAGAGTATGTAGATGAGCGGTTGACTTCTTTTCAGGCGGAGCAAATGTTGCAAGCCGAAGGCGTCACACTGTCTCGCCATAACAAAGGACTGATTGACCAAAAAGCGGCCGCCATTATCTTGCAGCAATGGCTTGATCAACGCGATCGCCCATCGACAGTCCCGTCCTCGCCCTCACCTACTTCATCCGTCACAGGAGACCCGGAATGA
- a CDS encoding DUF5996 family protein translates to MTPNPWPELNLDDWQDTCATLHMWTQIVGKIRLVQTPWINHSWHVPLYLTTRGLTTSNIPYGNRVFQMDFDFQQHHLWIGTDTGQSQIIELRPRSVADFYLAVMQALQALDMAIQINTLPNEIPAPIPFEQDTTHASYDPDAVQRFWRVLLQSDRVFKAFRSHFCGKVSPVHFFWGSFDLAVTRFSGRTAPEHPGGVPNLPDDVAKEAYNQEVSSAGFWPGTGLGYPAFYSYAYPTPDGFKDAPVQPDAAFFHEGLGEFILPYDAVRTAGDPDQALLSFLQSTYDAAADLAQWNKAALRQTWFK, encoded by the coding sequence ATGACACCAAATCCGTGGCCCGAACTCAACTTAGACGATTGGCAAGACACCTGCGCCACGCTGCACATGTGGACGCAGATTGTCGGCAAAATCCGCCTGGTGCAAACTCCGTGGATTAATCATTCCTGGCACGTGCCGCTGTATCTCACCACGCGAGGTCTGACGACGAGCAACATTCCCTATGGAAATCGTGTGTTTCAGATGGATTTTGATTTCCAGCAGCATCACCTGTGGATTGGCACTGATACTGGGCAAAGTCAGATCATTGAGTTGCGGCCGCGATCGGTGGCCGATTTTTATCTGGCCGTGATGCAGGCATTGCAAGCACTGGACATGGCGATTCAGATCAATACCTTACCTAATGAAATTCCTGCCCCGATACCGTTTGAGCAGGACACCACCCACGCTAGCTACGATCCCGATGCGGTGCAGCGGTTTTGGCGCGTGTTGTTGCAGAGCGATCGTGTGTTCAAAGCATTTCGCTCGCACTTTTGCGGCAAGGTCAGCCCCGTCCATTTCTTTTGGGGTAGCTTCGATTTGGCGGTCACGCGCTTTTCGGGGCGGACAGCGCCCGAGCATCCGGGAGGGGTGCCCAACCTGCCCGACGATGTTGCCAAAGAAGCGTACAACCAAGAGGTCAGCAGTGCTGGCTTTTGGCCCGGCACCGGACTCGGCTATCCCGCCTTTTATTCCTATGCTTACCCGACTCCTGACGGGTTCAAAGATGCCCCTGTGCAACCGGATGCCGCCTTTTTTCATGAGGGATTGGGAGAATTCATTCTGCCTTACGACGCCGTTCGCACCGCTGGAGACCCCGACCAAGCGTTGCTGAGCTTTTTACAAAGCACTTACGATGCTGCTGCCGATTTAGCCCAGTGGAACAAAGCCGCACTGCGACAAACCTGGTTCAAATAA
- the cruF gene encoding gamma-carotene 1'-hydroxylase CruF: MTRLMRIEKWCLWGHVLSMAFGLAGLLWVMPHPEILDYLPAGSTLYRWSMAGGGVVYILLGTVAVALYLRRTFGWQAWLSFMIPALAISLSSELSGTSTGFPFGDYSYLNGLGYKIAGLVPFTIPLSWFYVGVSAYLLARGGLLGERMTWVRQLAAIATGALLLMSWDFVLDPAMSQTAMPFWYWHQPGAFFGMPYENFAGWFVTGAMFMSVAALFWQRNERLQNLDREQLMVPLIMYLANFSFAMFMSVGGGIYVPIFLGIVVGAAPAIACWWFAPKSSTADADPAAQLPPMPVMEMVSTPAGVSK, from the coding sequence ATGACTCGGTTGATGCGCATTGAAAAGTGGTGCTTGTGGGGACACGTGCTGTCCATGGCATTTGGCCTGGCAGGGTTGCTGTGGGTCATGCCCCATCCCGAAATTTTGGATTATTTGCCTGCCGGTTCTACCCTCTATCGCTGGAGCATGGCCGGAGGCGGTGTGGTTTACATCTTGCTGGGAACGGTGGCTGTGGCTTTGTACTTGCGTCGTACCTTTGGGTGGCAAGCTTGGCTGTCGTTCATGATTCCGGCATTGGCCATTTCACTCTCAAGTGAGCTGTCTGGCACGAGCACGGGCTTTCCCTTTGGCGACTACAGCTATTTGAATGGGCTGGGCTACAAAATTGCGGGGCTGGTGCCGTTCACGATTCCTCTATCTTGGTTTTATGTCGGGGTGTCGGCTTATTTGCTAGCGCGGGGTGGTTTATTGGGAGAGCGCATGACTTGGGTGCGCCAACTCGCCGCGATCGCCACCGGGGCTCTGTTGCTGATGTCCTGGGATTTTGTGTTGGATCCGGCTATGAGTCAGACGGCTATGCCGTTTTGGTATTGGCATCAGCCGGGGGCGTTCTTTGGCATGCCCTACGAAAACTTTGCCGGTTGGTTTGTCACTGGCGCCATGTTTATGTCTGTAGCGGCGCTCTTTTGGCAGCGGAATGAGCGTTTGCAAAACTTGGATCGCGAGCAGTTGATGGTGCCGTTGATCATGTATTTGGCCAACTTCAGTTTTGCGATGTTTATGAGCGTTGGTGGCGGTATTTATGTTCCCATTTTCTTAGGGATTGTCGTTGGTGCAGCGCCCGCGATCGCCTGCTGGTGGTTTGCGCCTAAGTCCTCTACTGCGGATGCTGACCCAGCAGCGCAACTGCCTCCCATGCCAGTGATGGAAATGGTTTCCACCCCTGCTGGCGTTTCCAAGTAA
- a CDS encoding DUF4278 domain-containing protein, translating to MKLSYRGHNYEAHLSPLHEQAVEEIGTYRGARLTRKRFAVPHEEHGKVELTYRGAKYSHEL from the coding sequence ATGAAATTGTCTTATCGCGGCCATAACTACGAAGCTCATCTGTCTCCTTTGCATGAGCAAGCCGTCGAAGAAATCGGCACTTATCGCGGTGCGCGTTTGACTCGCAAGCGCTTTGCTGTTCCTCACGAAGAGCATGGCAAGGTTGAGCTCACCTATCGTGGTGCCAAGTACTCTCACGAACTGTAG
- a CDS encoding FAD-binding domain-containing protein codes for MPERILFWHRRDLRISDNLGLAAARDRSPQVSGVFCLDPNILNRDDVAPARVTYMMGCLQELQRRYAEAGSELLILKADPVKGIPQLAQAIGATAVYWNRDVEPYSRDRDTQVAAALKEVGIELKTTFWDQLLQAPGSVVTKSDNTPYTVYSPFWKNWIKQDKAAPVPALAAAEGLSPEAIAQAEAAGAIALPTAQDLGFVWEAPLLLEPGEWAAHQQLNAFCDDDRYIAEYDEQRNLPYVDGTSRLSAALKFGAIGIRSVWAAATEAYNRCRSDETRQNVQTWQQELAWREFYQHVMYFFPELADGPYREPLKDFPWVNDEVQFQAWCDGKTGYPIVDAAMRQLNETGWMHNRCRMIVASFLTKDLIIDWRWGEKYFMQKLVDGDLSANNGGWQWSASSGMDPKPLRIFNPASQAQKFDRDGEYIRQWLPELRHLDTEELVTGKIADGVRDRAQYPRPIVDHKQQQALFKDKYKAQKR; via the coding sequence GTGCCCGAGCGCATTTTGTTTTGGCATCGGCGCGACTTGCGCATTAGCGACAACCTGGGGCTGGCCGCCGCTCGCGATCGATCGCCTCAAGTAAGTGGAGTGTTTTGCCTAGACCCCAACATTCTCAACCGAGACGATGTGGCACCCGCGCGTGTCACCTATATGATGGGCTGCTTACAAGAGCTGCAGCGCCGCTACGCCGAAGCCGGAAGTGAGTTGCTCATTCTAAAAGCTGACCCGGTCAAAGGCATTCCCCAACTGGCACAGGCGATTGGCGCCACCGCCGTTTATTGGAATCGGGATGTGGAACCCTATTCTCGCGATCGCGACACTCAAGTTGCCGCTGCTCTCAAGGAAGTGGGCATTGAACTCAAGACCACCTTTTGGGATCAGCTTTTGCAAGCTCCAGGCAGCGTGGTAACCAAGTCAGACAACACCCCTTACACCGTCTACAGTCCCTTTTGGAAAAACTGGATCAAGCAAGATAAGGCTGCCCCCGTCCCCGCCTTAGCAGCAGCGGAGGGATTATCCCCAGAGGCGATTGCCCAGGCCGAGGCCGCCGGAGCGATCGCCCTGCCGACGGCCCAAGATTTAGGATTTGTCTGGGAAGCCCCGTTGTTGCTAGAGCCGGGAGAATGGGCTGCACACCAGCAGCTCAACGCCTTTTGCGACGACGATCGCTACATCGCTGAATATGACGAACAGCGCAACTTGCCTTACGTCGACGGCACCTCGCGACTCAGCGCCGCGTTGAAATTTGGCGCGATCGGCATTCGTAGTGTCTGGGCTGCCGCCACGGAGGCGTACAACCGCTGCCGCAGCGACGAAACCCGGCAAAATGTCCAGACCTGGCAACAAGAATTGGCATGGCGCGAGTTTTACCAGCACGTGATGTATTTCTTTCCCGAGTTGGCTGACGGGCCGTATCGGGAGCCGCTCAAAGATTTTCCCTGGGTGAATGATGAGGTTCAGTTTCAGGCTTGGTGTGACGGAAAGACGGGCTATCCCATTGTGGATGCGGCCATGCGCCAGCTCAACGAAACCGGGTGGATGCACAATCGCTGTCGCATGATCGTGGCTAGCTTTCTCACCAAAGACTTGATTATCGACTGGCGCTGGGGCGAAAAGTACTTCATGCAAAAGCTGGTGGATGGCGACCTCTCCGCCAACAACGGCGGCTGGCAATGGAGCGCCTCCAGCGGCATGGATCCCAAACCGTTGCGGATTTTTAACCCAGCTAGCCAAGCCCAAAAGTTCGATCGCGATGGGGAGTACATTCGCCAATGGCTGCCCGAACTGCGCCATCTGGATACTGAGGAGTTGGTGACGGGAAAAATTGCTGACGGCGTGCGCGATCGCGCCCAATATCCTCGCCCCATCGTGGATCACAAACAGCAACAAGCCTTGTTCAAAGATAAGTACAAAGCCCAGAAACGTTAG
- a CDS encoding YkvA family protein yields MKRLLRSPLINWFTKLLRNSKYRWLVILGSVIYLVSPLDISPDVFPIIGWVDDGLLATIVVTELSQIALERRRSLQRKNSLRTEATSVETVVDVDAVTVA; encoded by the coding sequence ATGAAGCGCTTACTACGCAGCCCCCTAATTAACTGGTTTACAAAACTCCTTCGGAATTCAAAATATCGTTGGCTCGTGATTCTTGGTTCCGTGATTTATCTGGTGAGTCCCCTCGATATCTCACCCGATGTTTTTCCCATTATTGGCTGGGTTGATGATGGTTTGCTAGCCACTATTGTCGTGACCGAGCTCTCACAAATTGCTTTGGAACGGAGGCGTAGTTTGCAACGCAAAAATAGTTTAAGAACTGAAGCAACTTCTGTCGAAACTGTCGTTGACGTTGACGCCGTAACGGTCGCTTAA
- a CDS encoding GNAT family N-acetyltransferase, with amino-acid sequence MSTPDLQTSELQLRPLYPRDIDVLDHWSGAATVIPEPDSGLWGAANTQSIVQHPLAAWWQRVTTLALPNQPRWSGFVASLDDTLCGMIEVSPFNRTRSTWQVNRLAIHPDVVPPSTESALDSVGSQLLRHCFETVWEARMWLAEVDIEQKAALALYRQNGFQPLAQVTYWEISPDVLVEQAKQEPDLPNLMAVSNADAQLLYQLDTAAMPPLVRQVFDQQIQDFKVEPAKSMANTARQWMQRENRIQAYVFEPQRKAAIGRFDLMACRGKHRYHSAELTVHPAYTWLYPELLSHMAGLLQSYPAMPLRVTSRDFQPEREEFLLKIQANPVDRTLMLSRSVWHKVREAKPAALEGLQLPEVLAGLQPAGKPIPGRMSWHYESDEAQRSPKPSAPQRPEGSDLGRAHPRSNPDNLSGQSG; translated from the coding sequence ATGTCTACTCCCGATCTGCAAACTTCGGAACTGCAACTGCGTCCTCTATACCCGCGTGACATCGACGTTCTAGATCATTGGAGCGGTGCAGCGACGGTGATTCCTGAACCAGACTCAGGGCTTTGGGGTGCGGCCAACACCCAGAGTATTGTTCAGCATCCTCTAGCAGCCTGGTGGCAGCGGGTGACGACCCTGGCACTGCCCAACCAGCCTCGGTGGTCAGGCTTTGTGGCTTCACTAGACGACACGCTCTGCGGCATGATCGAGGTGTCGCCGTTTAACCGCACTCGCAGCACTTGGCAGGTCAATCGGCTGGCGATTCATCCCGATGTGGTACCGCCCAGTACCGAAAGTGCTTTGGATAGCGTCGGTTCACAGCTGTTGCGCCACTGTTTTGAGACCGTCTGGGAAGCCCGTATGTGGCTGGCAGAAGTCGATATCGAACAAAAAGCCGCCCTGGCTCTGTACCGACAAAATGGCTTTCAACCGTTGGCCCAGGTCACCTATTGGGAAATTAGTCCCGACGTGTTGGTAGAGCAGGCTAAGCAAGAACCCGATTTGCCCAACCTGATGGCGGTTAGCAATGCCGATGCGCAATTGTTATACCAACTCGACACTGCCGCCATGCCACCACTGGTGCGTCAGGTGTTTGATCAGCAAATTCAAGATTTCAAGGTTGAGCCTGCCAAGTCGATGGCGAACACCGCGCGACAATGGATGCAGCGAGAAAATCGGATTCAAGCCTATGTGTTTGAGCCCCAGCGGAAGGCCGCGATCGGTCGCTTTGACTTGATGGCTTGCCGTGGCAAACATCGCTATCACTCGGCAGAGCTGACAGTGCATCCAGCTTATACGTGGCTATATCCCGAATTGCTCAGCCATATGGCCGGACTGTTGCAAAGCTATCCAGCCATGCCGTTGCGAGTGACATCTCGTGATTTTCAGCCCGAACGAGAAGAGTTTTTGCTGAAAATACAAGCCAACCCGGTCGATCGCACGTTGATGCTATCGCGCTCCGTATGGCACAAGGTGCGAGAGGCCAAGCCAGCGGCATTAGAAGGACTGCAATTGCCAGAAGTACTGGCAGGGCTACAGCCAGCGGGCAAGCCGATTCCGGGGCGGATGTCTTGGCACTATGAGTCCGACGAGGCGCAGCGATCGCCCAAGCCATCTGCGCCTCAACGGCCCGAAGGCAGTGACTTAGGCCGCGCTCATCCCCGCTCCAATCCAGATAATCTATCGGGGCAATCAGGTTAG
- a CDS encoding M23 family metallopeptidase: MSNGEPVGLPARVSSLHEQYSRHYLEQPTSLPKLTQHVEGAITVSTTPLEAEVAPTAPTVQSKTWRRSPWAGVVGLMSLVGLIWVSAELWQSTFTADAQEADAPAADVNAAPPSTPWESASFPVENFVAYTSPFGYRNHPFGGRRFHYGLDIAAPMGSYIRSWWEGTVSRVSDNTACGTGIVIESHGWVHIYCHMQGHVVVETDGDRWLVDHDGGIQIRQGDLVKSGQRIGRVGMTGSTTGPHLHWGMKYQGSWVDPTVVLKAMMEK; the protein is encoded by the coding sequence ATGTCAAATGGTGAACCAGTTGGCCTGCCGGCTCGCGTATCTTCATTGCATGAGCAATATTCGCGACATTACTTAGAACAGCCAACGTCTCTGCCTAAATTGACCCAACATGTCGAGGGTGCGATAACGGTAAGCACTACCCCGCTGGAGGCTGAAGTCGCTCCCACCGCTCCTACCGTGCAATCGAAAACCTGGCGGCGATCGCCCTGGGCAGGCGTCGTCGGGCTCATGTCGCTGGTGGGCCTGATCTGGGTCTCTGCGGAACTCTGGCAATCCACCTTTACAGCCGATGCTCAGGAAGCTGATGCTCCGGCGGCTGACGTGAATGCCGCACCGCCCTCAACGCCCTGGGAGTCGGCATCCTTTCCCGTCGAGAACTTTGTGGCCTACACGTCACCGTTTGGCTATCGCAATCATCCCTTTGGGGGGCGACGGTTCCACTATGGCCTAGACATTGCAGCGCCCATGGGTAGTTACATCCGCTCTTGGTGGGAAGGCACGGTATCACGGGTTTCAGACAACACAGCCTGCGGTACCGGAATTGTGATTGAGTCTCACGGATGGGTGCATATTTATTGCCATATGCAAGGACACGTCGTGGTCGAGACGGACGGCGATCGCTGGTTGGTCGATCATGATGGTGGCATTCAAATTCGCCAAGGCGACCTGGTGAAAAGCGGTCAACGTATTGGGCGAGTTGGGATGACTGGCAGCACCACCGGCCCGCACCTGCATTGGGGGATGAAGTATCAGGGCAGTTGGGTAGACCCCACCGTCGTGCTCAAAGCCATGATGGAAAAGTAA